cttttttgaaaaacattttagggtgatgaaaaaaaatttttttttgctcttttttcctaaaatgacttttttcaaaaattcataacattcgaaCTACCGAACCGTTTCTAATAATCGGTATATTAAATTAAAGACAATAcataatttttctttgaaaaaatttttgCGCTTACAAAAACTTTAAATTtagttttcgtatttttttattgtatttgttttgacgtaggactacatctttcatttctataccggtgtaaaatcaaagtttcgaaaacgaaagcgttgcgCCGAAGACcgaaattttgagcgttaatagctcctaaacaactgaacgaaatggtatgatgaacacttcattcgaaagataaaatgtctacgcgttatatactttgcgttactttttgatccaaaaacttgcttcaatagccttaaattgccttcaaaacaggctatagaAATCACAAATCCGTATAAAAGCGaacaccgctcggaaatccactcagttataattgaacagcgattgaagcATTTTGTCGCCGTTGTGGTACTGTtgtgaacggtgtcaccaagagcctggagAGTAATGCCActgagaaggcgaccaagaaaatatcagcatcgaaaaatggttccgcttgagacatcggagcagccaccacacacacatacacgcgcggaactcttcgtttggttgccatccagcatcgagaagattccgaaaAGATGTCAATCGGCTCCGAAACggccgattttgatgaaattatgcacaaaaacctTGGTAAACATGACAATAGGTTGTGAACTATATACGATACCGGTAAGACACCGGCcattgccattgaagaagaagaagaagacaccgATTACTAAATATTTAATTCCGATTAGCGTGTCtctatacagaaaaaaatcagtaaaaaaaaatttttttatttgtttttatgcttatattcttcgtttattgaaaataaaagaataatttaatttttgattcatccccttaaagtcagaaaacacctttctcatatgaaaaaaatatttttttcccagaatctctcaggaggtgatatataatcatatttgatgtaaaaaatccttctacacatATGTTCAAATGACAACCATAACAGATTTATTggccttttttttgtttcggactctgttgcctcaaactggctctacactagaAATTATGCTACGTGAGCCAATTCTGTTGctctcatttgaaagatgagaaaattcagtacaggatatagtagtggaacatttcATTCAGTGTATTTAAATAACAATTTTGAGGTTAAAATTCAAAAGTTACTAATTTTTGATgcgtaatttttaattttatcccGAAAATTcctattaaactagattgtttctatcaatcaaattaaagctcttaaACCActctgaaatttgttctttgatgctcaacttctatctttttttaatttcactgtattatcaatataaacaattcctggtgaaaattcaatttcaccttaacgttggaaggctacattttctcttgaaataagTGATatttaaactataaaaaatatatttttttcgaacttaTATACAGTTATATACAAGTCCAAAAttctatataatcgaatcacatataatcgagtcagtatataatcgagcccgacctgtacttcaaatcacacttgctcagtttacaaaatgacaatcgcattattgtcatcaattctgatTCAGTGCGCAAGCGTTACTAAAATCATTGAAGGTATCtgcacaatgacgcgagaaattgtgattcgaagaaaaaaaaaatatcttgaattaacgcacatcgttcatacgactctctccatgttcttcttcaatggcactaacgttcccaacgttCGCATTCTCattgtagtattacttgcataattttgagtagtacttagttgagatttctataccaaacAACACGCTCTTAATGTATtctggcaagctctagaatgtgtgtgaccacaatgcaaatcagaagaaatatttttggcGAAAAATGCCCGACCGTTCTGAAAGAACACGATGAATGTTGCACAAACATTAGACAACGTGATCCTGCCACAGGTactccattcattatgaacatcattactcattttgaaataaaatttatgaatAGCTATAGCTATTCATATTcagatgaataaaataaaagagtgCTCACGATGGTTTCTGTGGGTGTCGTATATGATATCGTGACGTTATATGATATCGTGAGCTGTAACAACAATTCATGGTCGTGATGTACgtgaaggtagagagcgaacgatgGCGATTCCTACGACCTTATCAACATAAGTGGCTTGAAGGAGAAAACATTCACTTGGaaaacgctatcatgagcaatgcCATAACAGCGTCAGGATCAAAATTATCcgaacggattgcaattttgTATGCctaaatccgttcgactcaagtccaatcgagtgaaaatgtgtcaaccttgcgatgcaattcgacatagacaacattgagctccgtgttccatttctgtggagcaaaaatgcaaaatggatattcgggaggtttttaaacaaaacattttatccaattttttttaatgaaagttaattctacatatcaaaatgtgttcgatgtgaaaaagcaaCACATTCTCTAATTGTGggataaatcttgaacgaaaattgtgtctgacgatgattttatgttatgtataaagttttggtggaaatgcaagcaaatttatagacaaaaaagttaagttagggttaggACTATGTCTCCTATGTATCTAAACGACATCGAGTGACCGTAAAATTCGATCGAGTTTCAAAACAATCGTATTCCGAAATATATATCGATACTGTTACCACAATAATGGTGTATGGTTCATGCGGTGATTCGAAACCTTTATCGCCTTGCGTAGTAGATGGAATATGTACAAAGCGTTTTCCTAGAGATTTCATCAACGACACGATCGCAAGCGTAGGCGAATATTTAAACTGATAATGTCATTCACAATTATCAACAACGCagattttgaaattgaaaatcgttGAGTAGTACCAAATTCACCTCAGCTGAGCAGAGAGCAAttaatacatttgcaagtccgtggATAGAGCAAGtagcaatatggctgtgataCTAAATTAGAATACcgctgtgaatactcctcgattgaatgacaacaacgAAGTAATGCGGTTCCAAATAAGAACGATACAACAGCTCCATTGTTTTCTGGCGTATCGTTGATTTCTTAATTCATGAACGAGACCCAGCAGTTATAAATTAAGCCGAGTATATTGAAAAAGAGAAGCGTGTTTTTTCCTACAACGAGACAGCATTTTATCGATATGAATGTTGATTTCctttaattcatttttcaactttacGACGAAAATCTActactttttttctttctgcatttAACTTCTGAGAGATCAAACAtaaaagttacattaatgaAATGCATTGCATCATGAAACATCATAACAACTTCcgttgaaatcgtttcattcgttctttttACCGATCACATTCGAATAATTTTGTAGACCGTTAcaacattcaaacacacttaaaatacattagttatgttttattcaacacccaaaatattctctagaaataattaaaatgacagaacaacgtttgcgggtcagctagtttttatatattttttcttgaaagctgattgAAAGAATTTTttacacatctctgattttaggatatgttatgtaaaaaatcctaaacttccagaagaaatattttaaagaATAGCGCTCTAatccaaaaccatgaaaacaacaaaacaagtaCAATAATAAActgcgaaaacaaaattcaaaattgcaaacataatatttttccaacaaAATAGCTTTAATATGATataccgatcatctgaatcggtccagtagttcataagtttgaaaaaatgtcattggaaaagtgagtaaaaaaaatcggaccactttaaaatggaaatgagcaccctaatgaaaaaatgaaaaaaatacgggtctaatattttgcgataagaaacaaaactgccaattttgacgaaaatatgagaatccctacatcggtttggcatggaatagctgtataATGCAGCTAAAAAATTTTAACAAACCTGAGATTTGGGAAAAATTCGTAAAATAttaacaaaatattattcataTTTCTGGACGCACAAATTTATTCACTTAATTTTTAACAAGAATTTAGTGCTTCTGCTTAATGTTGGAATAGCTCTCTCCATGTGGGTGCTTGCCGTGTCCTTCACGCTGAACATGAGCCTGGAATCCGGCCTTATGGTCCGAGGTATAATCAACAACACGATGGGTTCCATCTGCTTCATCCAAAGTGTACTGTCCCTTTACGGCATGTCCATCCCGAGATTCCCACTGGCTCTTGTGGTCCTTGGTGTGTCCATCCTTGACACCATATTCGAACTTGTATTTGGGATCGGTGTGGTGATCATCGATGGCAGCGACGATGACGGCCAAGCAAGCAATTAGAGCGATAACCTGTTGATAATAATATTGTGAAGATTTCCCAATTATTACTGTTAACATCTACATACTTTCAACATTTTGGATTTTCGATTTGTCTCGGTTCGATGTCCAAGCTTGACTGATGATGATTGAGAACACCTGCTGGATATTTATACCATCAACAATCATTAGAGATTTTGAACATTATTTGTATTTACTCTAAAGTTATGTGAGTTGTTCATTGTTTTGATCTATACATGGCAATTTTGATTAGTGACACCCAAGAACAACTGCATTGTTACGATGTGCCTGTTGAAAGCTGTGGTGAAATTACTACAATTTAATGTGAAATGCATCTAAATAGTTATTTTTTTCTGCCATGTGTGTGCCAGAGAACTTTTGAATAGAAGAGGACTGATCGAATCAAGGACTCTGAATTGTTTGTTATTTACCACGTATCCTTCTACCTTGCGATCTTGCGATTCAAACTTACCAACGGCTGTGAGTGGAAACCTTAAATGAAACTATTATATACTTTCACTATACATGATGCGCGGAAGGGTATTTCATGTATAAATATTCTGTTCAAATTGCATCTCATCATCAGTTTGGTTTCTACAGCTCACTGCAACAACTCTCAGCTACAAAATGTTTAAGGTTCGTAGAATTAATGGGATTTCATAAACATTCAGAAGGATAATCGAATATCAATTTCGACAGATTATTGCTTTGGTTGCCTGCTTGGCTGTCTTCGCCGCTGCCATCGATGATCATCACACCGATCCCAAATACAAGTTTGAATATGGTGTTAAGGATGGACACACCAAGGATCATAAGAGCCAGTGGGAATCTCGTGATGGGCATGAAGTGAAGGGACAATATACTCTGGATGAAGCCGATGGAACTCATCGTGTTGTTGACTACACCTCAGATCACAAGGCTGGATTCCAGGCTCATGTTCAGCGTGAGGGACACGGGAAGCATCCACATGGAGAGAGCTATTCCAACATCAAGCAAAAGCATTGAAATGTAGcaattgaataattaaacaTTGTGAATTCAATAAATGACTCAAATGCTTCAATCAAGATAAcatgattattattttttgacgtaggactacgtctttcatttctataccggggtgtaaaatcaaagtttcgaaaacgaaagcgttacgccggagaccgagattttgagcgttaatagctcctaaacaactgaacgaaatggtatgataaacacttcattcgaaagataaaatgtctacgcgttatatacttgttgctttttgatccaaaaacttgtttcaatagtcttaaaattgctttcaaaacaggctattgaaatctccaatcggtatataagcgagcggcgctcggaaatccacccagttctaattgaacagcgattggagcatgttgtcgctgttgcggtgaagctctttatttatcatgaaagcgcggatgaacggtgtcaccaagagcctgtttgtgcaccctaggccagaagggaatctatcaggaggagagtgatgccacaaacggttccctgggaagacatcgctacacacacatacacgcacggctattaacaggtggttatcgagttggcattaaccactggtgggcttccagtatcgaggaaaatgtggaaatatctaatcgttactgaaaataatctgccagttcctttgggaattttcaaaatatattcatgtgaaagagtttaattgaatgttttctatccatgtaacactgtgaccaaatacatttggttttatggtttttcaatcaatcgcaattaacaggatagcttcagaagattattcttccccatcagtaggatatttccgtatccaatattgtatgcgcccgcaatcgattattgctcagtcgcccaaagttccgagctcagagagttcattcccctctattTTGcgttccaaattgccatcgtaaaccacgccttctctcgattcaatcacgcacaaaaagcatacttaagcgatattctggtggtgagatgcattcatttttcgtgaggacatcgacaagacaacatcgttgctgagggtgctggacggcgaaggatcgagatctgctctgaaacgcaagcagtttgtttgaaactgtgagggagcacagagaagccgatccttcaggagaagagaaggtgaccatcgaagcagccgctacacacatacatacacgcacggaattctttccgtttggatgccattcagcatcgagaaaaatccggaaaataatctgccagtttatctgggaatttaaaattacattcatgtgaaagagtttattttaatgttttctatccatgtaacactgtgaccaaatacattgggttttgtgatttttcaatcaatcgcaattaacaggatagcttctgaagattattcttccccatcagtaggatatttccgtatccaacattggatgcataaaatcttgtgcctccaacgtaacgctcacgttttcgaagtcccccaaatattcattcattcagaatgaattcagattcaacttcaaacaaatgatctctaaatcaacgatagtcctacgtcacccttgcggttataccatagatataacccacttcctgttttttgacataggactatgtctttgatttttatataggggggtcactctacgaaaaatgtaacgattcattaagagttttcaaacgcatatttctcaaaatcgttattgcgacatatgttgtgttctatatcattagacaggaaatttatccagcttttttttgtttgaaacatgaacagtgaatctagtaaaaaagtcacaggagggttgtgtccgagacacgaaaagggccgttttgtttggttgttgggtattgtttgttcattccaccagtgtttaacgggtgatgatgacagaaggatgataaacagtcgttggatggtgcgtatcagataaaggataccaaagtggaacgagatatgatgagaaccgccctctatgatcctagacgagatgcctgtTGTGATATGTATtgttgaaataaagaaaaaaaattcaccaatgtaatataagataattattaataccgaacacaattatcaatttttcttatcagtaaaaacatgttactttaatatagcgaaaatatatttgaaatgggaaaagtcattttcttttataatttttactttctgattgtttattcaacccagtGCCAATTTTAATTAGACTAACAATGTAGTGAGActctatgttgtacgggaaagggttaacacaacggctatcgtatacaattttacacctacccttgtgctaattttttcacaatacacgatcggacattgatatggagtttcacgaagcaaccagcattaaagttccaaatttaaattttatttgctagaattattcgtatcactcttcttacttgcaatataaaaatgcccccgactttcatgtatttgcaatgccgatttcccctaggcagcttggttatgatgtctctgttaggaaaccgccacatgtgtcgtcaatttcgaccaatcagaagtgggtatttccgttaggatagggattgagatttttcaattgtttgatagttagtttaatgatatatattatttaattcaatataaaaattgttatggagtgccgaaatcgattgacgcaaaaatttcatcaatccatcatgaaatgaatgagcaataagcgtttgaaattggacaattttcgcgatttgctcgattctcgattttcaatttgtaccccaatatgttcccgaaagacgtaatcctacgtcaaaagttaacaatttgacgatttaaatgggtatgttttctttcgagcGCACTAACCattcgctttcctccccgacgtaacgagcaatctttttgctcaAATTCGGGCGTTATaatgagttgatgcgtataatgaatcattctccatttaccgataatatgcagtttatgtaattgtggttcaggatgtcataatatcgaacatgttgtttggttatataaaaaattcaattaagttgagtgccacggttttatagcgactccatgtaaatttttaaatgtatta
The Toxorhynchites rutilus septentrionalis strain SRP chromosome 2, ASM2978413v1, whole genome shotgun sequence genome window above contains:
- the LOC129766774 gene encoding cuticle protein 19-like, producing the protein MLKVIALIACLAVIVAAIDDHHTDPKYKFEYGVKDGHTKDHKSQWESRDGHAVKGQYTLDEADGTHRVVDYTSDHKAGFQAHVQREGHGKHPHGESYSNIKQKH
- the LOC129764617 gene encoding cuticle protein 19-like gives rise to the protein MFKIIALVACLAVFAAAIDDHHTDPKYKFEYGVKDGHTKDHKSQWESRDGHEVKGQYTLDEADGTHRVVDYTSDHKAGFQAHVQREGHGKHPHGESYSNIKQKH